The Beijerinckiaceae bacterium genome has a window encoding:
- a CDS encoding isocitrate lyase (Catalyzes the first step in the glyoxalate cycle, which converts lipids to carbohydrates), with protein sequence MTYQSQIPQVGKTNEYQNHIAEMKQLVKSKDGTWTGINPESVARMRLQNRFRTGLDIARYTAGLMRKDMAAYDADPALYTQSLGCWHGFIGQQKMISIKKHFGTTDRRYLYLSGWMVAALRSDFGPLPDQSMHEKTSVPALIEELYTFLRQADARELGGIFREIDAARKAGDSAKEKTLLATVDNYQTHVVPIIADIDAGFGNAEATYLLAKKMIEAGACALQIENQVSDEKQCGHQDGKVTVPHEVFLAKVRACRYAFLELGVEDGIIVTRTDSLGAGLTQQIAVSHAPGDLGDQYNSFLDCEEVAPGDARNGDVILNRNGKLLRPKRLASNLYQFRSGTGEDRCVLDCITSLQNGADLLWIETEKPHVNQIAGMVDRIRAVVPNAKLVYNNSPSFNWTLNFRQQVYDAWEVAGKDVADYDRAALMSVDYDGTALAAEADERIRTFQADASKRSGIFHHLITLPTYHTAALSTDNLAKEYFGAQGMLGYVRNVQRQEIRQGIACVKHQNMAGSDMGDDHKEYFAGEAALKAGGSHNTMNQFG encoded by the coding sequence CCAGAGCCAAATCCCCCAGGTGGGGAAGACCAACGAATACCAAAACCATATTGCTGAGATGAAGCAGCTCGTCAAAAGCAAGGACGGCACTTGGACCGGCATCAACCCTGAGTCCGTGGCCCGGATGCGCCTGCAGAACCGCTTCCGGACGGGTCTCGATATCGCCAGATATACCGCCGGCCTTATGCGCAAGGACATGGCGGCCTATGACGCCGATCCGGCCCTTTACACCCAGTCGCTGGGCTGTTGGCATGGGTTTATCGGCCAGCAGAAGATGATCTCCATCAAGAAGCATTTTGGCACGACCGACCGCCGGTATCTCTATCTGTCCGGCTGGATGGTTGCCGCGCTCCGTTCCGATTTCGGTCCCTTGCCGGATCAGTCCATGCACGAGAAGACATCCGTGCCGGCGCTGATCGAAGAGCTTTACACCTTCCTCCGCCAAGCGGATGCCCGTGAACTTGGGGGCATTTTCCGCGAGATCGACGCCGCGCGGAAGGCCGGCGACAGCGCCAAGGAAAAGACGCTGCTGGCGACCGTCGACAATTATCAGACCCATGTGGTGCCGATCATCGCCGACATCGACGCCGGCTTCGGCAATGCGGAAGCGACCTATCTGCTCGCCAAGAAGATGATCGAGGCGGGCGCCTGTGCGCTGCAGATCGAAAACCAGGTGTCTGACGAAAAGCAGTGCGGCCACCAGGATGGCAAGGTGACCGTGCCGCACGAAGTCTTCCTCGCCAAGGTGCGCGCCTGTCGCTATGCATTCCTTGAGCTTGGCGTCGAGGACGGCATTATCGTCACCCGCACCGACTCGCTCGGTGCCGGCCTCACCCAGCAGATCGCGGTCAGCCACGCGCCGGGCGACCTCGGCGATCAGTACAATTCCTTCCTCGACTGCGAGGAAGTCGCGCCCGGTGACGCCCGCAACGGCGACGTCATCCTCAACCGCAACGGCAAGCTGTTGCGGCCGAAGCGCCTCGCCAGCAATCTTTATCAGTTCCGTTCGGGCACCGGAGAAGATCGTTGCGTGCTCGACTGCATCACCTCGCTGCAGAACGGCGCCGACCTCCTCTGGATCGAGACTGAAAAGCCCCACGTGAACCAGATCGCTGGCATGGTGGACCGCATTCGCGCGGTCGTTCCCAACGCCAAGCTGGTGTACAATAATTCACCGTCCTTCAACTGGACGCTGAATTTCCGCCAGCAGGTCTATGACGCCTGGGAAGTCGCCGGCAAGGATGTCGCTGACTATGATCGCGCGGCCCTGATGAGCGTGGACTATGACGGCACGGCTTTGGCCGCTGAGGCCGACGAGCGCATTCGTACCTTCCAGGCGGATGCGTCGAAGCGGTCTGGCATTTTCCACCACCTCATTACGCTTCCGACCTATCACACGGCGGCGTTGTCGACCGACAATCTCGCGAAGGAATATTTTGGCGCGCAGGGCATGCTTGGGTATGTCCGCAACGTCCAGCGTCAGGAAATTCGCCAGGGCATCGCCTGCGTGAAGCACCAGAACATGGCGGGCTCCGACATGGGCGACGATCACAAGGAATATTTCGCTGGCGAGGCGGCGCTCAAGGCCGGCGGCTCTCACAACACGATGAACCAGTTCGGCTAA
- a CDS encoding type II toxin-antitoxin system RelE/ParE family toxin, producing MKVIVRDEVYGDLDRIHAWIAKDRPAIADSVIDRILDSAEYLGWFPNMGHRGRVPGTHEWIVKGLPFIIVYEVYGERNELIITAIFHGAQDR from the coding sequence ATGAAGGTAATCGTCCGCGACGAGGTCTATGGTGACCTCGATCGCATCCATGCATGGATCGCGAAAGATCGTCCGGCCATAGCGGATTCCGTAATCGATCGGATATTAGACAGCGCCGAGTATCTTGGGTGGTTTCCTAATATGGGCCACCGCGGGAGGGTGCCCGGCACCCATGAATGGATCGTGAAAGGGCTCCCCTTCATCATCGTCTATGAAGTCTACGGCGAGCGAAACGAATTGATCATCACCGCTATATTCCACGGAGCACAGGATCGCTGA
- the galU gene encoding UTP--glucose-1-phosphate uridylyltransferase — translation MNKHIRKAVFPVAGLGTRFLPATKSIPKEMLTVVDRPVLQHVVDEAREAGIEHFIFVTGRNKAVIEDHFDIAYELEETLQKRGKLKELQALMAELPAAGATSFTRQQVPLGLGHAVWCAREIVGDEPFAVLLPDMVTMPGAKGGRCLAQCIAAYEKHGGNVIAVEEVPPEETHQYGIVSIGKDFGPTFEITGMVEKPPQGMAPSNLIISGRYILGPEIFSILEKGEKGAGGEIQLTDGMKGLAATQAFHGVRFDGKTYDCGSKLGFLAANIAFALANPELAPLLKTELKKLLGAP, via the coding sequence ATGAACAAACACATTCGCAAGGCTGTTTTTCCCGTCGCCGGTTTGGGAACAAGATTTCTCCCGGCCACCAAATCCATTCCGAAAGAGATGTTGACCGTCGTCGACCGGCCGGTGCTGCAGCATGTCGTCGATGAAGCCCGCGAGGCCGGCATCGAGCATTTTATCTTCGTGACCGGGCGCAACAAGGCGGTGATCGAGGATCATTTCGACATCGCCTATGAGCTTGAAGAAACCTTGCAGAAGCGTGGAAAGCTCAAGGAATTGCAAGCCTTGATGGCGGAGCTGCCGGCCGCCGGCGCGACGAGCTTCACGCGTCAGCAGGTTCCGCTCGGCCTCGGTCATGCGGTCTGGTGCGCCCGCGAGATTGTGGGCGATGAGCCCTTCGCGGTTTTGCTCCCGGATATGGTGACCATGCCTGGCGCGAAAGGTGGCCGCTGCCTCGCGCAATGCATCGCGGCCTATGAAAAGCATGGCGGCAATGTGATCGCCGTCGAGGAAGTGCCGCCGGAAGAGACCCATCAATATGGCATTGTCTCGATCGGCAAGGATTTCGGTCCCACTTTCGAAATTACCGGCATGGTCGAAAAGCCTCCCCAGGGGATGGCGCCCTCCAACCTGATTATTTCCGGCCGCTATATTCTCGGCCCGGAAATTTTTTCCATTCTCGAAAAGGGCGAAAAAGGCGCGGGCGGCGAAATTCAATTGACCGATGGCATGAAGGGGCTTGCCGCGACCCAGGCGTTTCATGGCGTACGTTTCGACGGCAAGACCTATGACTGCGGTTCAAAACTCGGTTTTCTCGCCGCGAACATAGCGTTCGCGCTTGCCAATCCGGAGCTGGCACCTTTGCTTAAGACTGAACTGAAGAAGCTTTTGGGCGCCCCCTGA
- a CDS encoding alkene reductase, with translation MTLDASILFSPFQLGDLQLNNRLVMAPLTRNRATKGTDAPNDLNARYYRQRATAGLIISEATQISQQGQGYIWTPGIYTEAQVAGWRNVTDAVHGAGGLIFIQLWHVGRVSHISLQPGGAKPVAPSAIAAKTKTFIETGFVDTSEPRALTIDEIAGIVADYRKAAENAKRAGFDGIEIHGANGYLIDQFLKDGTNKRSDHYGQSIENRARFALEVTDAILSVWDKRRVGIRLSPVSPANDATDSNPAEIFGYLVKELSAREIAYIHVIEGATGGPRDIVDFDFQALRKAFAGAYIANNEYTRELAIETLQQNRADLIAFGKLFLANPDLVERLRKNAPLNVPKQESFYGGASEGYTDYPTLEEAARTAKSQ, from the coding sequence ATGACGCTTGACGCCAGCATACTTTTTTCGCCCTTTCAGCTGGGCGATCTGCAGTTGAACAACCGGCTCGTCATGGCGCCCTTGACCCGCAATCGCGCGACCAAAGGCACCGACGCGCCCAACGACCTCAACGCGCGCTACTATCGCCAGCGCGCCACCGCGGGTCTCATCATCTCGGAAGCGACGCAGATTTCGCAACAGGGGCAAGGCTATATCTGGACCCCGGGAATCTACACCGAGGCGCAGGTGGCCGGCTGGAGAAACGTCACCGACGCCGTTCATGGCGCCGGCGGCTTGATCTTCATCCAGCTTTGGCATGTCGGGCGCGTTTCGCATATCTCGCTTCAGCCCGGCGGCGCAAAGCCGGTGGCGCCCTCGGCGATCGCGGCGAAAACCAAAACCTTCATTGAAACCGGGTTTGTCGATACGTCGGAACCGCGCGCACTGACGATAGATGAAATCGCCGGCATCGTTGCCGACTATCGGAAGGCGGCCGAGAATGCCAAGCGCGCCGGATTTGACGGCATCGAGATTCACGGTGCAAACGGCTATTTGATCGACCAATTCCTCAAGGATGGGACAAACAAGCGCTCGGACCACTATGGCCAATCGATCGAGAACCGCGCCCGTTTCGCCCTCGAAGTCACCGACGCCATCTTGAGCGTTTGGGACAAACGCCGCGTCGGCATCAGGCTGTCGCCGGTGAGCCCGGCGAATGATGCCACCGACAGCAATCCGGCGGAAATTTTCGGCTATTTGGTCAAAGAGCTGAGCGCGCGCGAGATCGCCTATATCCACGTCATCGAGGGGGCGACCGGCGGTCCGCGCGACATTGTGGATTTCGATTTTCAGGCTTTGCGCAAGGCTTTTGCCGGCGCCTACATCGCGAATAATGAGTACACGCGCGAGCTGGCCATCGAAACCTTGCAGCAAAACCGGGCCGACTTGATCGCCTTCGGCAAGCTCTTTCTCGCCAACCCCGACCTCGTCGAACGGCTGCGCAAGAATGCGCCGTTGAACGTCCCGAAACAGGAAAGTTTTTACGGCGGCGCGAGCGAAGGCTACACGGATTATCCGACGCTTGAAGAGGCGGCCCGGACCGCAAAATCACAATAG
- a CDS encoding N-formylglutamate amidohydrolase, whose amino-acid sequence MLSCPAKSREIRRNPIVHLAGPASESPSAADDPVERIEGRLDAGVLFLCDHATNSLPKAYGTLGLSLEQLNRHIGYDIGAAWIARQLAGIFGAPALLSRFSRLLIDPNRGVDDPTLVMRISDGHLVPGNANIGADEIEHRHTHYWKPYRATIAAKIETMLSVGPPPAVVSIHTFTPCWKTKPRPWEVGILWDSDPRFAAPLIAALANDGFYVGDNEPYDGALVGDTLDEEVTRRGLAGLLVEARQDLVDTKEKAVAFAERFARLLSPVLDRPDLHCKAFYPSRTGRHV is encoded by the coding sequence ATGTTATCCTGTCCTGCTAAATCCCGTGAAATCAGGAGAAACCCTATCGTGCATCTTGCTGGGCCGGCTTCTGAATCCCCCAGCGCGGCGGATGACCCGGTCGAGCGGATCGAGGGACGCCTGGACGCCGGCGTCCTCTTTCTTTGCGATCACGCGACCAATTCCCTTCCAAAAGCCTACGGCACGCTCGGTTTGTCGCTTGAGCAGCTCAACCGCCATATCGGCTACGACATCGGCGCGGCCTGGATTGCCCGCCAGCTCGCCGGTATTTTTGGGGCGCCCGCGCTGCTGTCGCGGTTTTCCCGCCTGCTGATCGATCCCAATCGCGGCGTCGACGATCCGACCCTCGTGATGCGTATTTCGGATGGTCATCTCGTGCCGGGAAACGCAAATATCGGCGCCGATGAGATCGAGCATCGCCATACCCATTATTGGAAGCCCTACCGCGCCACCATCGCCGCCAAGATCGAAACCATGCTCAGCGTGGGACCGCCGCCGGCCGTCGTTTCGATTCATACCTTCACACCGTGCTGGAAGACCAAACCGAGACCTTGGGAAGTCGGCATTTTGTGGGACAGCGATCCGCGGTTCGCGGCGCCGTTGATCGCGGCCTTGGCCAATGACGGATTTTACGTCGGCGACAACGAACCCTATGACGGCGCGCTGGTCGGCGACACGCTCGACGAAGAGGTCACGCGCCGCGGGCTGGCCGGCCTTCTCGTCGAAGCGCGGCAGGACCTGGTGGACACCAAGGAGAAAGCGGTCGCCTTCGCAGAGCGGTTTGCACGCCTTCTCAGCCCTGTTCTCGACCGGCCAGATCTCCATTGCAAGGCGTTCTATCCGAGCCGGACCGGACGGCATGTCTAA
- a CDS encoding amino acid decarboxylase, with translation MDFFRRFTFLVCAPAFDNNDLEGLRLQQILSAIEQLGIQVVRARRIEDAEIAVQTDAAIGCMVVDWGKKGVDGKTTALINLMRRRGLEMPIVMLVRRKQFEDIPVEVLDYIDGYVFLAEETPEFIAKNLVSRLKQYAATLKTPFFGALVDYAEEGNQLWTCPGHNGGIFYGRSPIGRIFVEHFGEAIFRDDLDNSVLELGDLLVHEGPALRAQKEAAAIFGAEKTYFVLNGTSSSNKIVLSALVAEDDLVLFDRNNHKAAHHGALFLGGGIPIFLETLRNQYGLIGPIQPDALDEQRIREKIRLNPLVKDPEAWRRERPFRVAVIEQCTYDGTIYNAQMIVERIGHLCDYVLFDEAWAGFMKFHPIFADRFAMGLRDLGPGQPGIIATQSTHKQLAGFSQASQIHVKDSHIHGQARRVEHRRFNEFFLLHASTSPFYPLFASLDVGAQMMKGRSGEVLWDDTLKLGIELRKKLRAVRQEFEAEQDPARRWFFDAFVPDRVPAPANGTLSAAVAWESVATDELAMHAHYWELSPGAAWHGFDHLVPDFAMVDPMKLTLLTPGFNRRGGYDSHGIPAPIVAQYLRENRIVPEKNDLNSLLFLLTPGVESSKAWTLLSALVAFKRLHDENARLEDTIPEFVACRPARYAGARLRDLCGQMHAFYHASATSKLQKAQFLAEHLPQMAMAPYEAVRQMVRNKVDYLPISQISGRIAATLFVVYPPGIATVVPGERLDERAAPMLDYLKMFERAANLFPGFEAEIQGVYRELEPDGSVRFYTYVVRE, from the coding sequence ATGGATTTCTTCAGGCGTTTCACTTTTCTCGTCTGCGCGCCCGCCTTCGACAACAATGATCTCGAGGGGCTGAGGCTGCAACAGATCCTCTCCGCCATCGAGCAGCTCGGCATTCAGGTTGTGCGGGCGCGGCGGATCGAGGACGCGGAAATCGCGGTTCAGACCGACGCAGCGATCGGTTGCATGGTGGTGGACTGGGGGAAGAAGGGTGTCGATGGCAAGACCACGGCGCTGATCAATTTGATGCGCCGGCGCGGCTTGGAAATGCCGATCGTCATGCTCGTTCGCCGCAAGCAGTTCGAGGACATTCCGGTCGAGGTCCTCGACTATATCGACGGCTATGTCTTTCTCGCGGAGGAGACGCCGGAGTTCATTGCAAAAAATCTCGTGAGCCGCCTCAAGCAATATGCGGCGACGCTGAAGACGCCGTTCTTCGGTGCGCTTGTCGATTATGCCGAAGAGGGCAATCAATTATGGACCTGTCCGGGCCACAATGGCGGCATTTTTTATGGGCGCAGCCCCATCGGCCGGATCTTTGTGGAACATTTCGGCGAGGCGATTTTTCGCGACGATCTCGACAATTCCGTTCTGGAACTGGGCGATTTGCTCGTCCACGAAGGTCCGGCCCTGCGCGCGCAGAAGGAAGCAGCCGCAATTTTTGGCGCCGAAAAGACCTATTTCGTCCTGAACGGAACGTCGTCGTCAAACAAGATCGTGCTCTCGGCCTTGGTTGCGGAAGACGATCTCGTGCTGTTCGATCGCAACAATCACAAGGCGGCGCATCATGGCGCCCTGTTTCTCGGCGGCGGGATTCCGATCTTTCTCGAAACCTTGCGGAACCAATATGGGCTGATCGGGCCGATCCAGCCGGACGCTCTCGATGAACAGCGCATCCGCGAAAAGATCCGTCTCAATCCTCTGGTGAAGGACCCGGAAGCGTGGCGGCGCGAGCGGCCGTTTCGCGTGGCGGTCATCGAGCAATGCACTTACGACGGGACGATCTACAACGCGCAAATGATCGTCGAGCGGATCGGGCATCTTTGCGACTATGTTTTGTTCGATGAGGCATGGGCCGGGTTCATGAAGTTCCATCCGATCTTCGCTGATCGCTTCGCGATGGGTTTGCGCGACCTCGGCCCGGGGCAGCCGGGGATTATCGCCACCCAATCGACGCATAAGCAGCTCGCGGGTTTCTCCCAGGCCTCGCAGATCCACGTGAAGGACAGCCACATTCACGGCCAGGCCCGGCGTGTCGAGCATCGGCGCTTCAATGAGTTTTTTCTTCTGCATGCGTCGACCTCGCCTTTCTATCCGCTGTTCGCTTCGCTCGACGTCGGGGCGCAGATGATGAAGGGTCGTTCGGGTGAGGTGCTGTGGGACGACACCCTAAAACTTGGGATCGAGCTGAGAAAAAAATTGCGCGCGGTCCGCCAGGAGTTCGAGGCGGAACAGGATCCCGCGCGGCGCTGGTTCTTCGATGCCTTTGTACCGGACCGCGTCCCTGCGCCCGCCAATGGCACCCTCTCCGCCGCCGTCGCCTGGGAGAGCGTTGCGACGGACGAACTGGCCATGCATGCGCATTATTGGGAGTTGAGCCCGGGCGCGGCCTGGCACGGGTTTGATCATCTCGTGCCGGATTTCGCGATGGTCGATCCCATGAAACTTACCCTTCTGACGCCAGGCTTCAACCGGCGGGGCGGTTATGACTCGCACGGAATTCCTGCGCCCATCGTGGCGCAATATCTCCGCGAGAACCGGATCGTTCCGGAGAAGAACGATCTCAATTCGCTGCTGTTCCTGCTGACGCCCGGCGTAGAGTCGAGCAAGGCCTGGACCTTGCTCAGTGCGCTCGTCGCCTTCAAACGTCTGCATGACGAGAATGCGCGGCTGGAAGACACGATCCCGGAATTTGTCGCCTGCAGGCCCGCCCGCTATGCGGGGGCACGGCTGCGCGATCTCTGCGGCCAGATGCATGCGTTTTATCACGCGAGCGCGACAAGCAAGCTCCAGAAAGCGCAATTCCTCGCCGAGCATTTACCGCAGATGGCGATGGCTCCGTATGAAGCGGTACGCCAGATGGTGCGCAATAAGGTCGATTATCTGCCGATCAGCCAGATTTCGGGCCGCATCGCGGCGACCCTTTTTGTCGTTTATCCTCCGGGGATTGCGACCGTCGTTCCGGGCGAAAGGCTTGATGAGCGCGCCGCGCCGATGCTCGATTATCTCAAAATGTTCGAGCGCGCGGCCAATCTCTTCCCCGGCTTCGAGGCCGAGATCCAGGGCGTCTATCGTGAATTGGAGCCGGACGGATCGGTCCGCTTCTACACCTATGTGGTCCGCGAATGA
- a CDS encoding GNAT family N-acetyltransferase, producing the protein MLDQPFHITVRPSTEEDVAAMIEIYAYHVQHGLGDYPTEPPAQDDIKRRRKSMLKRHLPHLVADHAGQIIGYAYAVPFRKRPVYRYTVKHSIYVHKDHLHAGVGRQLLPALIDACANAGYRQMISYIDSANAPSLHLHESFGFERAGLLRSVGFKFGQWTDTVMMQRPLGLGNAAGPGPLCS; encoded by the coding sequence ATGCTCGATCAACCCTTCCACATCACCGTGCGGCCCTCGACGGAAGAGGATGTCGCGGCGATGATCGAAATCTACGCCTATCATGTTCAGCATGGCCTCGGCGATTACCCGACCGAGCCGCCGGCTCAAGACGATATCAAGCGGCGGCGCAAGTCGATGCTGAAGCGCCATCTGCCGCATCTTGTCGCCGACCATGCAGGCCAAATCATCGGTTATGCTTACGCGGTGCCGTTTCGAAAGCGCCCAGTCTATCGCTACACCGTCAAACATTCGATCTACGTGCACAAGGATCATTTGCACGCGGGCGTCGGGCGGCAGCTGCTTCCCGCTTTGATCGACGCCTGCGCGAATGCCGGCTATCGCCAAATGATTTCCTATATCGACAGCGCCAACGCTCCGTCGCTGCATCTCCATGAATCATTTGGTTTTGAACGCGCCGGCCTATTGCGCTCGGTCGGATTCAAGTTCGGCCAATGGACCGACACGGTCATGATGCAACGCCCCCTCGGGCTTGGAAATGCGGCGGGCCCCGGCCCCCTCTGTTCCTAG
- a CDS encoding cell division protein FtsH, which produces MESNKRKQTWTIWYVIAAVTGVLLLQQIWTSYEQTEAISYSEFEQLVADKNVSSVVVHSDMIEGTLKTPAPSGKSKFVTVRVDPAIAAKLSAEGIKVSGAPSTGFIGTVLSWVLPAIFFYLVWFFLFRSFANKQGLGGLMTVGKSRAKVYVETDTRVTFKDVAGVDEAKFELQEVVSFLKNPKSFGRLGAHVPKGILLVGPPGTGKTLLARAVAGEAGVSFFSISGSEFVEMFVGVGAARVRDLFEQARKAAPCIIFIDELDALGRSRASVNVGGLDEKEQTLNQLLAELDGFDPSTGVILLAATNRPEILDPALLRAGRFDRQVLVDRPDRKGRLEILMVHVRKIVVDPAIDLDRIAAMTTGFTGADLANLVNEAAVVATRRDSAKVTFEDVTAAIERIVAGLEKKSRILTPPERRRVAYHEMGHALVAASLPGVDPVLKVSIIPRGVGALGYTIQHPTEDRFVLAESELRHRISVLMGGRAAEVLLFDEDVSTGAADDLQRATEIATEMVTLYGMAQSVGQRTYRPAPRAFLARQPVDKPPASEATLREIDLSVRDIVADAFDEARAILTKRRGDLDAGAELLLSKEAITAEEFPPIQRIESPKTPVPPPAVKV; this is translated from the coding sequence ATGGAGTCCAATAAACGGAAACAGACATGGACGATCTGGTATGTCATCGCAGCCGTCACAGGCGTTCTCCTTTTGCAGCAGATCTGGACCAGTTACGAGCAAACCGAGGCGATTTCCTATAGCGAGTTCGAACAGCTCGTTGCAGACAAGAATGTCTCCTCCGTCGTCGTCCACTCGGATATGATCGAAGGCACCCTCAAGACGCCGGCGCCAAGCGGCAAAAGCAAATTCGTGACCGTGCGGGTTGATCCAGCAATCGCGGCCAAGCTCAGCGCCGAGGGCATCAAAGTTTCCGGCGCGCCATCAACAGGCTTCATAGGCACCGTCCTGTCTTGGGTCCTCCCCGCCATCTTTTTCTATCTGGTTTGGTTTTTCCTTTTTCGCAGTTTCGCCAACAAGCAAGGGCTTGGCGGGCTCATGACGGTCGGCAAGTCGCGGGCGAAAGTCTATGTCGAGACTGACACAAGGGTGACGTTTAAGGACGTCGCAGGTGTCGACGAAGCCAAATTCGAATTGCAGGAAGTGGTTTCCTTTCTCAAGAATCCCAAATCATTCGGCCGTCTCGGCGCCCACGTTCCCAAAGGGATTCTCCTGGTCGGTCCACCGGGAACCGGAAAAACATTGCTGGCACGCGCAGTGGCCGGCGAAGCCGGTGTTTCCTTCTTCTCGATATCGGGCTCTGAATTCGTCGAAATGTTTGTCGGAGTCGGTGCCGCCCGCGTTCGTGATCTCTTCGAACAGGCGCGCAAGGCGGCGCCTTGCATCATTTTCATCGATGAACTCGATGCCCTCGGCCGCTCACGCGCTTCGGTCAATGTCGGGGGCCTCGACGAGAAGGAACAGACTCTCAATCAGCTCCTCGCCGAGCTCGACGGTTTCGACCCTTCGACCGGGGTCATCTTGCTCGCCGCGACGAACCGGCCGGAAATCCTCGACCCCGCCCTCCTCCGCGCCGGCCGGTTCGACCGACAGGTGCTCGTGGACCGTCCCGACCGCAAGGGACGGCTCGAAATCTTGATGGTGCACGTCCGCAAGATCGTCGTAGATCCGGCGATCGATCTGGATCGTATCGCCGCCATGACGACGGGCTTCACCGGCGCCGATCTCGCCAATCTCGTCAATGAGGCGGCCGTGGTCGCGACCCGCCGCGACAGCGCCAAAGTGACTTTCGAGGATGTGACCGCCGCGATCGAACGCATCGTCGCCGGACTTGAAAAGAAAAGCCGGATTTTGACGCCGCCCGAGCGGCGCCGAGTCGCGTATCACGAGATGGGCCATGCGTTGGTGGCGGCAAGCCTGCCCGGCGTCGATCCGGTGTTGAAAGTCTCCATCATCCCGCGCGGGGTCGGCGCGCTCGGCTATACGATCCAGCACCCGACCGAGGATCGCTTTGTTTTGGCCGAAAGCGAATTGCGGCATCGCATATCCGTGCTCATGGGTGGGCGCGCCGCCGAAGTCCTCCTCTTCGACGAAGACGTCTCAACCGGCGCGGCCGATGATCTCCAGCGCGCCACGGAAATCGCAACCGAAATGGTGACGCTCTACGGCATGGCGCAATCGGTCGGACAGCGCACCTATAGGCCGGCGCCGCGCGCGTTTCTCGCCCGGCAGCCGGTCGATAAGCCCCCAGCCTCGGAAGCGACTCTGCGCGAGATCGATCTCAGTGTCCGCGATATTGTCGCCGATGCCTTCGACGAGGCACGCGCCATTTTGACCAAGCGGCGCGGGGATCTCGACGCAGGGGCCGAACTTTTACTGTCGAAGGAAGCGATTACCGCAGAAGAATTTCCTCCTATCCAGAGGATCGAATCGCCCAAAACCCCGGTTCCACCCCCGGCTGTCAAAGTCTGA